In the Clostridium beijerinckii genome, one interval contains:
- a CDS encoding PTS transporter subunit EIIC, with protein MTNKEIAIKLVELVGGKDNVKSVTNCMTRCRFELNNFSKANIEAIKKSEGVLGIVETKEQLQVIYGPGKVNKVTEEVKKLVGTKVVIGEDAVAETKAKLKEKNDTKFKNILKKLGNVFIPLIPLFVACGLVLAINNIAGVYFKDAYTKTTAAQIIGLIGNGVFSILSVLVGVNAAKEFGSQMPMLGGVLGGILSSATLANITLFGQKLTPGRGGVISVILVVVLACFIEKACRKVVPDVLDLFVTPLVTLSVSALAALFILQPVGGAISDSIGFLVAKTIASDNILIAVISGAVSGGLFLPLVMTGMHQALTPIHADLIANVGYTVLLPILATAGMAQVGATIAVLRKTKNERLKKIAKNGLVPGFLGIGEPLIYGITLPLGKPFVGACLGAAVGGAAMAIFKVGAVAMGVSGLPLALLIANGKIGVFLIGVLVSYASGYLFTNILGFDDPIE; from the coding sequence ATGACAAATAAAGAGATTGCTATAAAATTAGTAGAATTAGTCGGAGGCAAAGATAATGTAAAATCAGTTACTAATTGTATGACACGCTGTAGATTTGAATTAAATAACTTTTCAAAAGCTAATATAGAAGCAATTAAGAAATCAGAAGGAGTTCTTGGTATAGTTGAGACAAAAGAACAACTACAAGTTATTTATGGACCAGGAAAGGTTAATAAAGTAACTGAAGAAGTAAAGAAATTAGTAGGGACAAAGGTAGTTATAGGAGAAGATGCAGTAGCTGAAACAAAGGCTAAATTGAAGGAAAAGAATGATACTAAGTTTAAGAATATTCTTAAAAAACTAGGAAATGTCTTCATTCCTTTGATTCCATTATTTGTGGCTTGTGGCCTTGTGCTTGCAATAAATAATATTGCAGGAGTGTATTTTAAAGATGCTTATACAAAAACAACAGCTGCTCAAATTATAGGGCTTATAGGAAATGGAGTATTTTCTATATTATCAGTTTTAGTTGGTGTAAATGCAGCAAAAGAATTTGGCTCACAAATGCCAATGCTCGGTGGAGTATTAGGCGGAATTCTTTCATCAGCAACTCTTGCAAACATAACTCTTTTTGGACAAAAGTTAACTCCAGGACGTGGAGGGGTTATATCAGTAATATTAGTAGTAGTGTTAGCTTGTTTCATTGAAAAAGCATGCAGAAAAGTTGTGCCAGATGTATTAGATTTGTTTGTTACTCCATTAGTTACACTTTCAGTTTCAGCATTAGCGGCACTATTTATCCTTCAACCAGTTGGAGGAGCTATTTCAGATAGTATAGGATTCTTAGTTGCAAAAACAATAGCATCAGATAATATTCTTATAGCAGTTATATCAGGTGCTGTATCAGGAGGTTTATTCTTACCACTAGTTATGACAGGAATGCATCAGGCTTTAACTCCAATACATGCAGATTTAATAGCGAATGTTGGGTATACTGTATTATTGCCTATACTAGCAACAGCAGGAATGGCACAGGTAGGAGCAACTATAGCTGTACTAAGAAAAACAAAAAATGAAAGACTAAAGAAAATTGCTAAAAATGGATTAGTACCAGGATTTTTAGGAATAGGAGAACCATTAATATATGGAATAACTTTACCACTTGGTAAACCATTTGTTGGAGCTTGTTTAGGAGCTGCAGTAGGTGGTGCAGCAATGGCTATATTTAAAGTAGGAGCAGTTGCTATGGGCGTATCAGGATTACCTTTAGCATTGTTAATTGCAAATGGGAAAATTGGGGTGTTCTTAATAGGAGTATTGGTTTCATATGCAAGTGGATATCTATTTACTAACATTTTAGGCTTCGATGACCCAATTGAATAA
- a CDS encoding DUF871 domain-containing protein: MNYGFSVYFGLDNTKEENIKLLKDAHNLNITRIFTSLHIPEANYNVLKLEVIEFFKLAKEYNMDIISDISPNTFKFLELENMDLKELGNIGVKTIRIDFGYTEEEIARMSKNPYGIKIQLNASTITKRFFERLDNYSPDYENIDALHNFYPRVGTGISEECMKEKNAILSERGIKVSAFVQSNNRRRAPLKDGLPTLEDHRGKNVREAANHLFALGNQCVFIGDSLPSKKELEDLSSLDPNAVELLIELKDYNDITLKLLKETYTQRIDEARDAIRAAESRLLLNGETIEPFNTIDKNFGDITLDNVNYMRYMGELQILKTNQKADIRTNVIASVTKDYLYLLKYIDGGKRFYFNIK; this comes from the coding sequence ATGAATTATGGATTTTCTGTTTATTTTGGATTGGATAATACTAAAGAAGAAAATATAAAATTGTTAAAGGATGCACATAATCTGAATATTACAAGGATATTTACATCCCTTCATATACCAGAGGCAAATTATAATGTCTTAAAGTTAGAAGTAATAGAATTTTTTAAGTTAGCAAAAGAATATAATATGGATATAATAAGTGATATATCACCTAATACTTTTAAGTTCTTAGAATTAGAAAACATGGACTTAAAAGAATTAGGTAACATTGGTGTTAAGACTATTAGAATAGATTTTGGATATACCGAAGAAGAAATAGCGAGAATGAGCAAAAATCCTTATGGAATCAAAATTCAATTAAATGCATCAACAATTACTAAGAGATTTTTTGAGAGATTAGATAATTATTCACCAGACTATGAGAATATAGATGCACTTCACAATTTTTATCCAAGGGTGGGAACTGGAATCTCTGAAGAATGTATGAAAGAAAAAAATGCTATTTTGAGCGAGCGAGGGATTAAAGTCTCTGCTTTTGTGCAATCGAATAATAGAAGGAGAGCACCTTTAAAAGATGGATTACCAACATTAGAGGATCATAGAGGGAAAAATGTAAGAGAAGCTGCTAACCATTTATTTGCATTAGGAAATCAATGTGTTTTCATTGGAGATTCTCTTCCAAGTAAAAAAGAATTAGAAGATTTATCATCATTAGATCCTAATGCAGTTGAGCTACTAATAGAGTTAAAAGATTATAATGATATAACTCTAAAATTGCTAAAAGAAACTTATACCCAAAGAATAGATGAGGCTAGAGATGCAATAAGAGCAGCTGAAAGTAGATTGCTTCTTAATGGAGAAACTATAGAGCCATTTAATACAATAGACAAGAACTTCGGTGATATTACATTGGATAATGTAAATTATATGAGATATATGGGGGAATTACAGATTCTTAAAACAAATCAAAAAGCTGATATTAGAACAAATGTCATAGCTTCAGTTACGAAAGATTACTTATATTTATTGAAATATATAGATGGTGGTAAAAGATTTTATTTTAATATAAAATAA
- a CDS encoding MurR/RpiR family transcriptional regulator — MNVLQYIKQNYDSFTDREKLIADYLIETKERIISMSARDIAEATKTSAPTVVRFAKKIGFNTLNELKLKLSINISKEEEAGAIQFQYLDNDLGTKNIIYGIKQSVDSIMEQTVSLLDEECLDKAIELLISAKNIYIFSVGVSGLVGQDFYYKLSRMNKRCICNTDTHLQITSSVLLEEGDVALAISYSGETKEVIKCVKNARRRKVPVISITKASVNNTIADISDIVIRIPAVEKSIREGAISSRISQLAIIDMLYIGMIRNNIKEVEEKLISTRKAVKEL, encoded by the coding sequence ATGAATGTATTACAGTATATTAAGCAAAATTATGACAGTTTTACAGATAGAGAAAAGTTAATAGCAGATTATTTAATAGAAACTAAGGAACGGATTATATCAATGTCTGCAAGAGATATAGCTGAGGCTACAAAAACTTCAGCTCCAACAGTAGTAAGATTTGCTAAAAAAATAGGGTTTAATACTTTAAATGAATTGAAACTAAAATTATCTATTAATATTAGCAAAGAAGAGGAAGCAGGAGCTATACAGTTTCAATATTTAGATAACGATTTAGGAACAAAAAATATTATCTATGGAATTAAACAATCAGTAGATTCAATTATGGAACAAACGGTCAGCTTACTAGATGAAGAATGTTTAGACAAAGCAATAGAACTACTTATAAGCGCTAAAAATATTTATATTTTTAGTGTTGGGGTATCAGGGCTTGTTGGCCAGGACTTCTATTATAAACTAAGCAGGATGAATAAGAGATGTATATGTAATACAGATACTCACCTTCAAATAACTTCATCTGTATTATTAGAAGAAGGAGATGTAGCACTAGCAATATCATATTCAGGAGAGACTAAGGAAGTCATTAAGTGTGTAAAAAATGCAAGACGTAGAAAAGTTCCAGTTATATCAATAACAAAGGCTAGTGTAAATAATACAATAGCTGATATTTCTGATATAGTAATTCGCATACCAGCTGTAGAAAAATCAATAAGAGAAGGAGCAATTAGCTCGAGAATTTCTCAATTAGCAATAATAGATATGTTATATATTGGGATGATTAGAAATAACATAAAAGAAGTAGAGGAGAAATTAATTTCTACAAGGAAAGCTGTTAAAGAACTATAA
- the aguB gene encoding N-carbamoylputrescine amidase has translation MRKVKVAATQMSCSCNIDENISKAEKFVREAAGKGAQIILLQELFETPYFCQKEKSDYYVYATEVAQNKAINHFKEIAKELKVVLPISFYEKKNYARYNAIAIIDANGEILGTYRKSHIPDGPGYEEKFYFNPGDTGFKVWNTRYGKIGVGICWDQWYPEAARCMTLMGAEMIFYPTAIGSEPQDGSIDSKDHWQACMLGHAAANLVPVIASNRVGVEEDEDSKITFYGSSFIAGPQGNKIVEANRTEETVLVAEFDLDQLETQRIEWGIFRDRRPDLYKIITSYDGDLIIK, from the coding sequence ATGAGAAAAGTTAAAGTTGCAGCTACACAAATGAGCTGTTCTTGTAATATTGATGAAAATATTTCTAAAGCAGAAAAATTCGTAAGAGAAGCAGCTGGAAAAGGTGCTCAAATTATTCTACTTCAAGAATTATTTGAAACTCCATATTTTTGTCAAAAAGAGAAATCTGATTACTATGTATATGCTACCGAAGTAGCACAAAATAAAGCAATAAATCATTTTAAAGAAATTGCTAAAGAGCTTAAGGTAGTGCTACCAATAAGCTTCTATGAAAAGAAGAATTATGCTAGATATAACGCTATAGCGATAATCGATGCTAATGGTGAAATACTTGGAACTTACAGAAAAAGTCACATTCCTGATGGTCCTGGATATGAAGAAAAATTCTACTTTAATCCTGGAGATACCGGATTTAAAGTATGGAATACGCGCTACGGAAAAATCGGTGTAGGTATCTGTTGGGATCAATGGTATCCTGAAGCTGCTAGATGTATGACTTTAATGGGAGCTGAAATGATATTCTATCCTACTGCTATTGGCTCTGAGCCACAAGACGGCTCTATTGATTCAAAAGACCATTGGCAAGCTTGCATGTTAGGTCATGCTGCTGCAAATTTAGTTCCTGTAATTGCATCAAACCGTGTTGGAGTTGAAGAAGATGAAGATTCTAAAATAACATTTTATGGTTCTTCTTTTATAGCAGGTCCTCAAGGAAATAAAATTGTTGAAGCTAATCGTACAGAAGAAACAGTATTAGTTGCTGAATTTGATTTAGATCAATTGGAGACACAACGTATTGAATGGGGAATATTCAGAGATCGTCGCCCTGATTTATATAAAATAATTACATCATATGATGGAGATCTAATAATTAAATAG
- a CDS encoding agmatine deiminase family protein produces MYPKDFNYKMPAEWTAHERTFISWPVKDSMCHPDNYKDVCAGYAEYIQSIAEFEPVSVIVNPYELDNVKKLFSESNIELLPIEHSDAWLRDNGPTFLIDDEGNRAGVNWKFNAWGEKYAPWDLDDKVAPQILEHYNIKKFDAPLIMEGGSLHTDGEGTLITTEECLLNPNRNPNLTREQIETYLKQYLNIEKIIWLKNGLDGDETDGHVDNIACFAEPTKIIIQTCDDPNDANYKITLENIEILKNSTDAKGRKFEIIPINQPPRAEYKGERLTLSYLNFYFVNDGIILPTFGGNASKADKMAEKVLSLTFPKRRIRTVDGMAVIKEGGNVHCTTQQMPFPRNLKVL; encoded by the coding sequence ATGTATCCAAAAGATTTTAATTATAAAATGCCTGCTGAATGGACTGCTCATGAGCGTACATTCATATCTTGGCCAGTAAAAGATTCAATGTGTCATCCAGATAACTATAAAGATGTTTGTGCTGGATATGCAGAATATATTCAATCAATTGCTGAATTTGAACCAGTTTCAGTAATTGTTAATCCATATGAATTGGATAATGTAAAAAAACTTTTTAGTGAGTCTAATATAGAACTACTCCCTATTGAACATAGTGATGCATGGCTTAGAGATAATGGCCCTACATTTCTAATTGATGACGAAGGAAATAGAGCAGGTGTAAATTGGAAGTTTAATGCCTGGGGTGAAAAATATGCACCATGGGATTTAGATGATAAAGTAGCTCCTCAAATTTTAGAGCATTACAATATTAAAAAATTTGATGCTCCTTTAATTATGGAAGGAGGTTCTCTTCATACTGATGGTGAGGGGACATTGATTACTACTGAAGAATGTTTGCTAAATCCTAACAGAAATCCTAACCTTACTAGAGAACAAATTGAAACATATTTAAAGCAATACTTGAACATAGAAAAAATTATTTGGCTTAAGAACGGACTAGATGGAGATGAAACTGACGGCCATGTTGATAATATAGCCTGCTTTGCTGAACCTACTAAAATAATTATTCAAACTTGTGATGATCCAAATGATGCAAATTACAAAATTACTTTAGAAAATATTGAAATCTTAAAAAATTCAACAGACGCAAAGGGCAGAAAGTTTGAAATTATCCCAATTAATCAACCACCTAGAGCTGAATACAAAGGAGAAAGGCTAACTCTAAGTTATCTAAACTTTTATTTTGTTAATGATGGTATTATCTTACCTACTTTTGGTGGAAATGCATCAAAAGCAGATAAAATGGCTGAGAAAGTATTAAGTTTAACTTTCCCAAAAAGAAGAATAAGAACTGTAGATGGAATGGCTGTTATTAAAGAAGGCGGTAATGTACATTGCACAACTCAACAAATGCCATTTCCAAGAAACCTAAAAGTACTATAG
- a CDS encoding MFS transporter, with protein sequence MSYIQKGTREFRHASIALFAGGFNTFAILYCTQPLMPYLSKEFGISPTMASLSLSVTTCTLAVSMLIFGSLSEVLGRKPIMCFSLFASSILAVLTAIVPNFNSMLVIRCLQGFVLAGLPAIAMAYISEEIDKSSLGLVMGLYISGNSIGGMSGRIIIGVINDFFNWRLALAVIGILGLISSFLFWRKLPLSKHFEARSFEIKNLIKSSFNHLKNPNLLCLYGIGFLIMGSFVSLYNFIGFQLIERPYNLSQTLVSFIFVIYIVGTFSSTFMGRLADKHGQYIMLCISIFIMLFGISITLNVSLLLKIIGIALLTFGFFAGHSIISSWIGKIATHDKAQASSLYLLFYYVGSSVGGTAGGTFWSLYGWEGVVIMISCFLAVAFFILIGLSSVLKLIKIENHG encoded by the coding sequence ATGAGCTATATTCAAAAAGGTACACGTGAATTTCGCCATGCTAGTATTGCTTTATTTGCTGGCGGCTTTAATACATTTGCGATTTTATATTGTACACAACCATTAATGCCTTATTTGTCTAAGGAATTTGGTATATCACCTACAATGGCGAGTTTATCGCTGTCAGTTACAACATGTACATTGGCTGTTAGTATGTTGATTTTTGGTTCATTGTCAGAGGTTCTTGGGAGAAAGCCAATTATGTGTTTTTCTCTTTTCGCATCATCAATACTAGCAGTATTGACGGCTATTGTTCCTAATTTTAACAGTATGCTAGTAATACGATGTTTGCAAGGATTTGTCTTAGCGGGATTACCTGCAATAGCTATGGCTTATATTAGTGAGGAAATTGACAAATCAAGTTTAGGATTAGTAATGGGGTTATATATAAGTGGTAATTCTATAGGTGGAATGAGTGGACGTATTATTATAGGGGTAATTAATGATTTTTTTAACTGGAGATTAGCGTTGGCAGTTATAGGTATTTTAGGACTTATTTCAAGTTTTTTGTTTTGGAGAAAGCTGCCTTTATCAAAGCATTTCGAGGCTAGATCATTTGAAATTAAGAATTTAATTAAATCAAGTTTTAATCATTTAAAGAATCCTAATCTTCTTTGCTTATATGGTATTGGATTTTTAATTATGGGAAGTTTTGTTTCGTTATATAATTTTATAGGTTTTCAATTAATTGAACGACCATACAATTTGAGCCAAACCTTAGTGAGCTTTATTTTTGTAATATATATAGTAGGAACATTTAGTTCAACATTTATGGGACGTCTAGCAGATAAACATGGACAATATATAATGTTATGCATTTCAATTTTTATAATGTTATTTGGGATAAGCATTACATTAAATGTAAGTCTTTTGCTAAAGATTATTGGAATAGCTCTTTTAACATTTGGTTTTTTTGCAGGCCACTCAATAATTAGTAGTTGGATTGGCAAAATAGCAACTCATGATAAGGCTCAGGCGTCATCTCTTTATTTATTATTTTATTATGTTGGTTCAAGCGTTGGTGGAACTGCTGGAGGAACGTTTTGGTCTTTATACGGATGGGAAGGCGTTGTTATCATGATATCATGCTTTTTAGCAGTTGCATTTTTTATTCTAATTGGCTTATCATCAGTTTTAAAACTTATTAAGATAGAAAATCATGGATAG
- the aspD gene encoding aspartate 4-decarboxylase: MSIKNVQRQEIEKVYGKISPFEFKNELINLAEGQRKKSARTLLNAGRGNPNWTAATPREAFFTFGIFAVEETRRVWNDVDLAGMPKKEGIAERFYDFLDQNKEMPGIELLRRISDYGIKNQGFDADSWIFELTDSIIGDNYPVPDRMLIHIEKIVHEYLVSELCYNKPPVGRFNIFAVEGATAAMCYIFDSLIANELLAPGEKIGLMVPVFTPYLEIPHLPRYNFEIIHIEATELTEDGTHTWQYPESELNKLKDCSIKALFVVNPSNPPSVAIKPESVKQLINIVEDYNPNLMIISDDVYSTFVNNYRSLMADLPYNTIGVYSFSKYFGVTGWRLGTISLYSENIFDKLLKNLPEDKKVELRQRYGDLSTTPDDIKFIDRIVADSRQVALNHTAGLSTPQQVQMAFFCAFALLDEENTYKKQTKDICKRRQKLLFKGLGLDLREDPYDAAYYTEFDLLEWATCYYGSEFGEYLQINYKPVDILYKLAEESSIVLLSGGGFKGPEWSIRISLANLNDDAYSRIGEALHKILDEYVTSWRNQGNKS, translated from the coding sequence ATGAGTATTAAAAATGTTCAGCGTCAAGAAATAGAAAAAGTTTATGGTAAAATAAGTCCATTTGAATTCAAGAATGAATTAATAAATTTAGCTGAGGGGCAAAGAAAAAAGAGTGCCCGTACGTTATTAAATGCAGGAAGAGGTAATCCTAACTGGACTGCTGCAACACCTAGGGAAGCTTTTTTTACTTTTGGAATTTTTGCAGTAGAAGAAACAAGAAGAGTTTGGAATGATGTCGATTTAGCTGGTATGCCTAAAAAAGAGGGGATAGCTGAAAGATTTTATGATTTTTTAGACCAAAATAAAGAGATGCCAGGAATAGAGCTTTTAAGAAGAATAAGCGATTATGGTATTAAAAATCAAGGGTTTGATGCAGACTCTTGGATATTTGAGCTTACAGATTCTATTATAGGAGATAATTATCCAGTGCCAGATCGGATGCTAATACATATTGAAAAAATTGTTCATGAGTATCTTGTTTCAGAGCTTTGTTACAATAAACCGCCTGTAGGGAGATTTAATATTTTTGCAGTTGAAGGGGCTACTGCAGCAATGTGTTATATATTCGATAGCTTAATCGCAAATGAATTGCTGGCTCCTGGAGAAAAAATAGGACTAATGGTTCCAGTTTTTACGCCTTATTTGGAAATACCACATTTGCCGCGTTATAACTTTGAAATTATACATATTGAAGCGACAGAACTTACAGAGGATGGAACTCATACGTGGCAATACCCAGAATCAGAACTTAATAAGCTTAAAGATTGTAGTATTAAGGCTCTATTTGTTGTTAATCCAAGTAATCCTCCTTCTGTAGCAATTAAACCAGAGAGCGTTAAGCAGTTAATAAATATAGTAGAAGATTATAACCCTAATTTAATGATTATTTCAGATGATGTTTACAGCACTTTTGTAAATAATTATAGATCTCTAATGGCAGACTTGCCATATAATACGATAGGTGTTTATTCTTTTTCAAAATATTTTGGAGTAACTGGATGGAGACTTGGAACAATATCACTTTATTCAGAGAATATCTTTGATAAATTATTAAAGAATTTACCAGAAGATAAAAAGGTTGAGTTAAGGCAGCGGTATGGGGATCTTTCAACGACTCCAGATGATATAAAATTTATAGATAGAATTGTAGCAGACAGCCGACAAGTAGCTCTTAATCACACGGCAGGATTATCAACTCCACAGCAAGTCCAAATGGCCTTCTTTTGTGCGTTTGCTCTATTAGACGAAGAAAACACATATAAGAAACAAACCAAAGATATTTGCAAACGAAGACAAAAACTTTTGTTTAAGGGTCTAGGATTAGATTTAAGAGAAGATCCGTATGATGCTGCATATTATACAGAATTTGATTTATTAGAATGGGCTACTTGCTATTATGGAAGTGAATTTGGCGAATATCTTCAAATTAACTATAAGCCAGTAGATATTTTATACAAATTGGCTGAGGAATCATCTATAGTTCTATTAAGTGGTGGAGGGTTTAAAGGACCAGAGTGGTCAATTAGAATATCTCTGGCTAATCTTAATGA